The following proteins are co-located in the Campylobacter concisus genome:
- a CDS encoding hydrogenase small subunit, whose translation MNNDLRQKIDRRLSELSALPKMKSNSSIAQLLKEKGFTRRDFMKWAGAMTAFMALPSAMTPMVARAAELSDRLPVIWLHMAECTGCSESLLRTDAPSIDSLIFDYISLEYHETIMAASGWQAEENLESAIEKYKGRYILLVEGGIPTGATENFLTVGPHGTTGKTHAVNASKDAAAIFAIGTCSSFGGIQAARPNPSNSVGLSKVTDKPVINVAGCPPSEKNIVGNVLHFLLFGTLPALDVYNRPKWAYGLRIHDLCERRGHFDAGEFVQNFGDEGAKNGYCLYKVGCKGPYTFNNCSRERFNQHTSWPVQAGHGCIGCSEPDFWDTMGPFEEPMADRLFDTVLGLGADNVSDKVGIGILALTGIGIAAHAVIASMSKDKE comes from the coding sequence ATGAATAATGACTTGCGTCAAAAGATAGATAGACGCTTAAGTGAGCTTAGTGCGTTACCTAAGATGAAAAGCAACTCGAGTATTGCGCAGCTTTTAAAAGAGAAAGGCTTTACGAGGCGTGATTTTATGAAGTGGGCTGGTGCGATGACAGCTTTTATGGCTCTACCAAGTGCGATGACACCGATGGTTGCTCGTGCTGCTGAGCTTAGCGATAGGCTTCCTGTGATATGGCTTCATATGGCAGAATGCACAGGCTGTAGCGAGAGCTTACTAAGAACTGATGCTCCAAGTATAGATAGTCTTATATTTGACTACATAAGCCTTGAATACCACGAAACTATCATGGCAGCTTCTGGTTGGCAGGCTGAAGAAAATTTAGAGAGTGCGATCGAAAAATACAAAGGTAGATATATCCTATTAGTTGAGGGCGGTATCCCAACTGGTGCGACTGAAAATTTCCTAACAGTTGGACCTCATGGCACAACAGGTAAAACTCATGCTGTAAATGCTTCAAAAGACGCAGCTGCTATCTTTGCGATCGGCACCTGTTCTAGCTTTGGTGGCATTCAAGCTGCAAGGCCAAATCCATCAAATTCAGTGGGACTTTCAAAGGTAACTGATAAGCCAGTTATTAATGTTGCGGGCTGTCCACCAAGTGAGAAAAATATCGTTGGTAACGTGCTTCACTTCTTGCTTTTTGGCACACTTCCAGCACTTGATGTTTACAATAGACCAAAATGGGCTTATGGTTTAAGAATTCACGATCTTTGCGAAAGACGTGGTCACTTTGACGCTGGCGAATTTGTCCAAAACTTCGGCGATGAAGGCGCAAAAAATGGCTACTGTTTATATAAAGTAGGTTGCAAAGGTCCATATACATTTAATAACTGTTCACGCGAGAGATTTAACCAGCACACATCATGGCCAGTTCAAGCAGGTCACGGCTGTATAGGCTGCTCAGAGCCAGACTTCTGGGATACGATGGGACCATTTGAAGAGCCTATGGCAGATAGACTCTTTGATACTGTTTTAGGTCTTGGAGCTGATAATGTTAGCGACAAAGTCGGCATTGGAATTTTAGCTCTTACAGGCATTGGTATAGCAGCTCACGCTGTTATAGCTTCTATGAGTAAAGATAAAGAATAA
- a CDS encoding nickel-dependent hydrogenase large subunit, whose product MSEKRIVIDPITRIEGHLRIEVVVDENNVVKEAYSGSTLWRGLEQIVKGRDPRDAGFFMQRICGVCTYSHYRAGIIAVENALGIKPPLNAELTRTLMNAALYLHDHIVHFYQLHGMDWADVVSALSADVHKASEEAFKYTDLPFATGADKLKEVKERVETFVKKGNLGPFANAYWGHSTYKFTPEQNLIVLSHYLECLRIQRTAAQMMAIFGAKNPHPQSLTVGGVTCVMDLMDPSRMGEYMSKFAEIKEFVDRAYYPDILMAAKAYGNEPSVLNDVGVANLLCYDEFLIGKNDHLFKGGYILNGDLNKVYDIDENKITEEATRSWYKNDKALHPYDGETEANYTGLIDGESIDAEGKLAHSKLFDTKGKYSWIKAPRYDGMPMQVGPIASIVINYARGNERVKKVVDKFLAKSGLPLNAVFSTLGRTATRMLEAKVVAEHTMDAFNALVENLKSDQETCAKYVIDNKKEYKGNFQGNAPRGALSHWCRIKDGVITNWQAVVPSTWNASPKDAQNQMGSYEACLVGLKIADLSKPLEIIRKIHSYDPCIACAVHVMDTKGNDLSTYKINPNL is encoded by the coding sequence ATGAGTGAAAAAAGAATAGTAATAGACCCTATAACACGTATCGAGGGACACTTAAGAATAGAAGTTGTTGTAGATGAAAATAATGTCGTAAAAGAGGCGTATTCTGGCTCAACTCTTTGGCGTGGCTTAGAACAGATCGTAAAAGGTAGAGATCCAAGAGATGCTGGCTTTTTTATGCAAAGAATTTGTGGCGTTTGTACATACTCACACTACCGAGCAGGCATTATCGCAGTTGAAAATGCTCTTGGCATCAAGCCTCCACTAAATGCAGAGCTAACTAGAACGCTTATGAACGCAGCTTTATATCTTCACGATCACATCGTGCATTTTTATCAGCTTCACGGCATGGACTGGGCAGACGTCGTCTCTGCACTAAGCGCAGATGTGCATAAAGCTAGCGAAGAGGCGTTTAAATACACCGACTTGCCATTCGCCACTGGAGCTGACAAGCTAAAAGAGGTAAAAGAGAGGGTTGAAACCTTTGTTAAAAAGGGCAACCTTGGACCATTTGCCAACGCATACTGGGGACATAGCACATATAAATTTACGCCAGAGCAAAATTTAATTGTCCTCTCTCACTACTTAGAGTGTCTTAGAATCCAAAGAACAGCAGCTCAGATGATGGCTATCTTTGGCGCGAAAAACCCACATCCACAAAGCCTAACAGTTGGCGGTGTGACCTGTGTGATGGACCTTATGGATCCATCTAGAATGGGCGAATATATGAGCAAATTTGCCGAGATCAAAGAATTTGTTGATAGAGCTTACTATCCAGATATCTTGATGGCAGCTAAAGCTTATGGTAATGAGCCAAGCGTTCTAAACGACGTTGGTGTGGCAAATTTACTCTGCTACGATGAGTTTTTGATTGGCAAAAATGATCATCTATTTAAAGGTGGCTATATCTTAAATGGCGATCTTAACAAGGTTTATGATATCGATGAAAATAAAATCACCGAAGAAGCTACTAGGTCTTGGTATAAAAACGACAAAGCGCTTCATCCATATGATGGCGAGACAGAGGCAAACTACACAGGCCTTATTGACGGCGAGAGCATAGACGCCGAGGGCAAACTAGCTCATAGTAAGCTTTTTGATACAAAAGGCAAATATAGCTGGATCAAAGCACCAAGATATGATGGCATGCCTATGCAAGTGGGTCCAATAGCAAGTATCGTTATAAACTACGCTAGAGGCAATGAGAGAGTTAAAAAAGTAGTTGACAAATTTTTAGCAAAGAGTGGCTTGCCACTAAATGCAGTTTTCTCAACTCTAGGTAGAACCGCTACTCGTATGCTTGAGGCAAAAGTGGTTGCTGAGCACACAATGGACGCATTTAATGCCTTGGTAGAAAATTTAAAATCAGATCAAGAGACCTGCGCAAAATATGTAATCGATAACAAAAAAGAGTACAAAGGAAATTTTCAAGGCAATGCTCCAAGAGGTGCGCTTAGCCACTGGTGCCGCATAAAAGATGGTGTTATCACAAACTGGCAAGCAGTCGTGCCAAGCACATGGAACGCCTCTCCAAAAGACGCACAAAATCAAATGGGAAGCTACGAAGCGTGCTTAGTTGGTTTAAAGATCGCTGATCTTTCAAAGCCACTTGAGATAATACGAAAAATTCACTCTTATGATCCTTGCATCGCATGCGCTGTGCATGTTATGGATACAAAGGGAAATGATTTGAGTACTTATAAGATAAATCCAAATTTGTAA
- the cybH gene encoding Ni/Fe-hydrogenase, b-type cytochrome subunit → MSHKNADRISEYEFSIGVRLTHWIRFAAITLLVVSGYYISYVFVSPEITSEPTNFMQAKWRMAHQIAGFVLIVAFIFKFYLFVFDKHSKKEWMSVVDFLNPKIWIAQIKYYLFMGPHPHLRGVYNPLQFASYFFFYLVLTLICLSGLVLYVHVYHEGLGGALYEPARFFEELMGGLANVRTIHRICMWVIMIFVPIHVYMAVFNAVKGKNGAMDAIVSGYKFVKEH, encoded by the coding sequence ATGTCACATAAAAATGCTGATAGAATCAGCGAATACGAATTCTCCATCGGTGTTAGGTTGACACACTGGATTAGATTTGCAGCGATCACACTTTTAGTTGTGAGTGGCTACTATATCTCATACGTTTTTGTGAGTCCAGAGATCACGAGCGAGCCTACAAATTTTATGCAAGCAAAGTGGCGTATGGCTCACCAGATCGCTGGCTTTGTGCTAATAGTGGCGTTTATCTTTAAATTTTATCTATTTGTCTTTGATAAACATAGTAAAAAAGAGTGGATGAGTGTGGTCGATTTTCTAAATCCAAAAATTTGGATCGCACAGATCAAATACTATCTTTTTATGGGGCCACATCCGCATTTAAGGGGCGTTTATAATCCTTTGCAGTTTGCCTCATACTTCTTCTTTTATCTTGTTTTGACTCTTATTTGCCTAAGCGGTCTTGTGCTTTATGTTCATGTTTATCATGAGGGACTTGGCGGAGCGCTTTATGAGCCAGCTAGGTTTTTTGAAGAGCTTATGGGCGGACTAGCAAATGTCAGAACGATACATAGAATTTGTATGTGGGTCATTATGATATTTGTGCCGATTCATGTTTATATGGCAGTATTTAACGCTGTTAAAGGCAAAAATGGAGCGATGGATGCCATCGTTAGTGGCTATAAATTTGTAAAAGAACACTAA
- a CDS encoding HyaD/HybD family hydrogenase maturation endopeptidase — translation MRVLVLGIGNVMFADEGIGVHFVNLMAKNYKFTSSKNELTLMDGGTLALALTHIISEFDYLIVVDCISANGASVGDVYFFDFLNVPNFISWDGSAHEIEMLQTLHLMELAGDRPTTKILGIVPSRIESSNFSLSDEVINASNILEKTLLDHLKELDFKCEKVANFTLNDIVDEYAKKGLK, via the coding sequence ATGAGAGTGCTGGTTCTTGGCATTGGCAACGTGATGTTTGCCGATGAGGGCATAGGTGTTCATTTTGTAAATTTGATGGCTAAAAACTATAAATTTACAAGTTCTAAAAACGAGCTTACTCTAATGGATGGGGGCACTTTAGCCCTCGCTCTAACTCACATCATAAGCGAATTTGACTATCTTATCGTCGTTGATTGCATTAGTGCAAATGGCGCAAGCGTGGGCGATGTTTATTTTTTTGATTTTCTAAATGTACCAAATTTTATCAGCTGGGACGGCTCGGCTCACGAGATAGAGATGCTCCAGACCCTTCATCTAATGGAGCTTGCAGGCGATAGGCCTACGACTAAAATTTTAGGTATCGTGCCTAGCCGTATAGAATCATCAAATTTTAGCCTCTCAGATGAGGTTATAAACGCTTCTAATATTTTAGAAAAAACGCTGCTTGATCACTTAAAAGAGCTTGATTTTAAGTGTGAAAAAGTAGCAAATTTTACCCTAAACGATATCGTTGATGAATACGCCAAAAAAGGTTTAAAATGA
- the hypF gene encoding carbamoyltransferase HypF, which produces MRSSFRYEIKGLVQGVGFRPFVYTLAHNFKLVGEIYNDDEGVKLNFSGEEASFLAFEKELYEKLPALARIDELKKIKIDKIYEKLEIIASKSATKQAPILPDYALCDDCLREFYDSTNPRYKYPFINCTNCGPRFSIIKALPYDRVNTTMNEFKMCKFCGGEYKDPLNRRYHAEPISCPNCGPKLYLKDKFGKVLASKNEAAKEAARLINEGKILAIKGLGGFHLVCDATNEAAVCELRARKHRPSKPFALMSKNLENAREIAQISEAEAKLLNSNLKPIVLLEAKNGSNIAKSVAPNLNKLGVMLAFSGIHLLLFDYLEHDIIATSANISGEVVIKDESELREKLGDVIDFYLDHDREIYSPSDDSIAFCVGDETIFTRTSRGLNPNFIHTNFKQKGTFLALGAELKSSFCIYKDGLLMVSPYIGDLKNVATFDRFKDIFRLFETTYDLKIDKVIADLHPNFLNTKWAKDQGFELVHLQHHYAHLLSVIFENDLADKKYIGFCFDGTGYGEDGKIWGGEVFRLDKKNYERVYHFDEFSLFGGENSIKNIYLIAYSIILKYSLEDEAGKFLVNFDEKMLANFKKMEQKGLNLIKTSSVGRIFDAFGAIICGLFHSSFEGESGMRLEALYDKNLDVCYKFSLDNGVIGFKEAFKSALKDEPRVAATAFINGLADIIFEISKKEKMEILLSGGVFQNKTLLELIYKKFTKVNLKFHINKKFCSNDSNVNLGQIYYYLSTFSNK; this is translated from the coding sequence TTGAGATCAAGCTTTAGATATGAGATCAAGGGTTTAGTTCAAGGTGTGGGCTTTAGACCTTTTGTCTATACTTTGGCGCATAATTTTAAGCTAGTTGGTGAAATTTACAACGACGACGAGGGCGTGAAGCTAAATTTTAGCGGCGAAGAGGCTAGCTTTTTGGCTTTTGAAAAAGAGCTTTATGAGAAGCTACCAGCCCTTGCTAGGATCGATGAGCTTAAGAAGATTAAGATAGATAAAATTTATGAAAAGCTTGAGATCATCGCCTCAAAGTCAGCAACTAAGCAAGCGCCTATCTTGCCTGATTACGCACTTTGCGATGACTGCTTGCGCGAGTTTTATGACTCCACAAATCCACGCTACAAATATCCATTTATAAACTGCACCAACTGCGGACCAAGATTTTCCATCATCAAAGCGTTGCCTTATGACCGGGTAAATACGACGATGAATGAGTTTAAAATGTGTAAATTTTGTGGGGGCGAATACAAAGACCCACTTAATCGCCGCTACCACGCAGAGCCGATCTCTTGCCCAAACTGCGGACCAAAACTCTATCTAAAAGATAAATTTGGTAAAGTCTTGGCTAGTAAAAACGAAGCAGCCAAAGAGGCGGCTAGGCTCATAAACGAGGGCAAAATTTTAGCCATTAAAGGGCTTGGTGGCTTTCATTTGGTTTGTGACGCGACAAACGAAGCCGCAGTTTGCGAGCTAAGAGCTAGAAAACACCGTCCAAGCAAGCCCTTTGCTCTGATGAGTAAAAATTTAGAGAATGCTAGAGAGATAGCGCAAATTTCAGAGGCAGAGGCAAAGCTACTTAACTCAAATTTAAAGCCAATCGTCTTACTTGAAGCAAAAAACGGCTCAAATATCGCAAAAAGCGTCGCACCAAATTTAAACAAGCTTGGCGTCATGCTCGCATTTAGTGGCATACATCTTTTGCTTTTTGATTATTTAGAGCACGACATCATCGCAACTAGCGCGAATATCTCAGGCGAAGTTGTGATAAAAGATGAGAGCGAACTAAGAGAAAAGCTAGGTGATGTCATAGACTTTTACCTTGATCACGACCGAGAAATTTACTCACCGAGTGACGATAGTATCGCATTTTGCGTTGGTGATGAGACAATTTTCACAAGAACGAGCCGTGGCTTAAATCCAAATTTTATCCATACAAATTTTAAGCAAAAAGGGACATTTTTAGCCCTTGGAGCGGAGCTAAAAAGCTCATTTTGTATTTACAAAGACGGCCTTTTAATGGTTAGCCCATATATAGGAGATCTTAAAAATGTGGCGACTTTTGATAGGTTTAAAGACATTTTTAGACTCTTTGAAACGACTTATGATCTAAAAATCGACAAGGTCATAGCCGATCTGCATCCAAATTTTTTAAATACAAAATGGGCAAAGGATCAGGGCTTTGAGCTAGTTCATCTTCAGCACCACTACGCACATTTGCTAAGCGTGATCTTTGAAAACGATCTAGCAGATAAAAAGTACATTGGCTTTTGTTTTGACGGCACTGGATACGGGGAAGATGGCAAAATTTGGGGTGGCGAGGTCTTTAGGCTAGATAAAAAGAATTACGAGCGAGTTTATCATTTTGATGAATTTAGCCTATTTGGGGGCGAAAACAGCATCAAAAATATTTATCTAATCGCATATTCTATTATTTTAAAATACTCTCTTGAGGACGAAGCTGGTAAATTTTTAGTAAATTTTGATGAAAAAATGCTTGCAAATTTTAAAAAAATGGAGCAAAAAGGATTAAACTTAATAAAGACTAGCTCGGTTGGTAGGATATTTGACGCATTTGGAGCGATTATTTGTGGGCTTTTTCACTCGAGTTTTGAGGGCGAGAGTGGTATGAGGCTTGAAGCGCTTTATGATAAAAATTTAGATGTGTGTTATAAATTTAGCCTAGACAATGGAGTGATCGGCTTTAAAGAGGCTTTTAAAAGTGCTTTAAAAGATGAGCCAAGAGTGGCTGCAACGGCATTTATAAATGGCTTGGCTGATATTATTTTTGAAATTTCAAAAAAAGAAAAAATGGAAATTTTACTAAGCGGCGGAGTTTTTCAAAATAAGACTTTACTCGAACTTATTTACAAAAAATTTACTAAAGTAAATTTGAAATTTCATATCAATAAAAAATTCTGTAGCAACGATTCTAACGTAAATTTAGGGCAAATTTATTATTATTTATCCACATTTTCTAATAAGTGA
- the nikR gene encoding nickel-responsive transcriptional regulator NikR: MDSVIRFSVSLPSQLLDELDKKVSEQGYASRSEFTRDLIREKIVSDSWKDASEELIGVLTLIYMHHHNDLVNKKMDIEHSSDVKIICTNHVHVDHHNCLETISIRGEAGKIERFAERIAGLKGVKFSKLTRAAIPRF; this comes from the coding sequence ATGGATAGTGTTATACGTTTTAGTGTTTCTTTACCTAGTCAGTTACTAGACGAACTAGATAAAAAGGTTAGCGAACAAGGCTACGCTTCTAGGAGCGAATTTACGAGGGATTTGATACGCGAAAAGATCGTAAGTGATAGCTGGAAGGACGCTAGTGAGGAGTTGATCGGGGTTTTGACGCTCATTTATATGCATCATCACAACGATTTGGTGAATAAAAAGATGGATATAGAGCATAGCTCTGATGTGAAAATCATCTGTACAAACCATGTTCATGTCGATCATCATAACTGCTTAGAAACGATTTCAATAAGAGGCGAGGCTGGCAAAATTGAACGCTTTGCTGAAAGGATCGCCGGCTTAAAGGGTGTAAAATTTTCTAAACTCACAAGGGCAGCTATTCCTAGGTTTTAG
- a CDS encoding Na+/H+ antiporter NhaA: MCFRNFWDFFIGEASGGIFLIAAALVAFIFENIFLSSFYNSFLQIDTRLNFGKSPIQKPLILLVNDSLMAVFFFLLGFRFKREILKVKLRGLAQATLLKIFIIGGILASVFFYILNHNYIFLLKD; the protein is encoded by the coding sequence ATGTGTTTTAGGAATTTTTGGGATTTTTTTATAGGTGAAGCTAGCGGTGGTATCTTTCTTATCGCTGCTGCTTTAGTGGCATTTATCTTTGAAAATATTTTTTTAAGCAGTTTTTATAACTCATTTTTACAAATCGATACAAGGCTAAATTTTGGCAAATCGCCGATACAAAAGCCCCTTATCCTTTTGGTAAATGATAGTTTGATGGCCGTTTTTTTCTTTTTGCTTGGGTTTAGATTTAAGCGAGAAATTTTAAAAGTAAAGCTTAGGGGTCTGGCCCAAGCTACCTTGCTAAAAATTTTTATCATCGGTGGCATTTTAGCTTCTGTATTTTTTTATATTTTAAATCACAATTATATTTTTTTGTTGAAAGACTAA
- a CDS encoding DUF2157 domain-containing protein — protein sequence MNFLNRIFLAKELDRWQSDGIVDKETAIKIANLYDIDPDAHSDKISFVLKLVAYLFFALAFFTLVGANWEEIPRLGRLALVLFVLGLVNFGGIYYLAKGKENLSTAMFFLGNFCFGAAIALIAQIYNISDEPSGGILLWSIGAFAVSFAIKKGVLVAQSLIFATVWFFMIAYQGDFGFGFIIFIVLGAYTLYKDDSKWLAFVLFIDIFIYIISFCGYISGIRAIFDYGFLFGLPMVAIVSLSYALLLISISPLLDKFRAGLGAFTKEFGKNFGVFVLLFCLFLFEERNLFEVGDEEFWFVKSFFKSNFGFVFILFSVAYFALFFKEKNKSGLLLGALLVSLPFVFSYGPGYANIFFSLANIITAAVLIKKGELKLGLCMIFLVAAVRYFQLIGDYIGATALFMVFAFIVLIVARKGRKK from the coding sequence ATGAACTTTTTAAATAGAATTTTTCTAGCAAAAGAGCTGGATCGGTGGCAAAGCGACGGTATAGTCGATAAAGAGACCGCTATAAAAATAGCAAATTTATACGACATCGATCCTGATGCTCATAGTGACAAGATAAGTTTTGTCTTAAAACTCGTAGCATATCTCTTTTTTGCGCTAGCCTTTTTTACGCTCGTTGGTGCAAACTGGGAAGAGATACCAAGACTAGGACGTTTAGCACTTGTGTTGTTTGTACTTGGGCTTGTAAATTTTGGTGGAATTTACTATCTTGCAAAGGGAAAGGAAAATCTATCAACGGCGATGTTTTTTCTTGGAAATTTCTGCTTTGGTGCGGCGATTGCACTTATTGCCCAAATTTATAACATTAGCGATGAGCCAAGCGGTGGTATTTTGCTTTGGAGTATCGGAGCATTTGCGGTTTCTTTTGCTATTAAAAAAGGTGTGCTAGTAGCCCAAAGTCTTATCTTTGCGACAGTTTGGTTTTTTATGATAGCTTATCAGGGCGACTTTGGTTTTGGCTTTATCATTTTTATAGTACTTGGCGCATATACGCTTTACAAAGACGACTCAAAATGGCTTGCTTTTGTGCTTTTTATAGATATCTTTATATACATCATTTCATTTTGCGGTTACATTAGTGGTATTAGGGCGATATTTGATTATGGATTTTTGTTTGGACTTCCGATGGTTGCGATCGTATCGCTATCTTATGCGCTTTTACTTATTAGTATTTCGCCGCTACTAGATAAATTCAGAGCAGGGCTTGGCGCATTTACAAAAGAATTTGGTAAAAATTTTGGCGTTTTTGTGTTGCTATTTTGTCTATTTTTATTTGAAGAAAGAAATTTATTTGAGGTTGGAGATGAAGAGTTTTGGTTTGTGAAGTCGTTTTTTAAAAGCAATTTTGGCTTTGTCTTTATCCTATTTAGTGTTGCTTATTTTGCACTATTTTTTAAAGAAAAAAACAAGAGTGGTTTGCTGCTTGGGGCATTGCTCGTGTCGTTGCCATTTGTCTTTAGCTACGGGCCTGGCTACGCAAATATATTTTTTTCGCTCGCAAATATCATAACAGCTGCAGTCCTTATCAAAAAAGGTGAGTTAAAACTAGGTCTTTGTATGATATTTTTGGTTGCGGCCGTGAGGTATTTCCAGCTAATAGGTGATTATATTGGTGCTACGGCGCTATTTATGGTATTTGCTTTCATAGTGCTAATTGTCGCTAGAAAAGGACGTAAAAAATGA
- a CDS encoding GDYXXLXY domain-containing protein, which yields MKIKVLIVAVIFQISLIGIMLGYALMPLYFGQEVRVRVSLYDPRDLFRGNYVDLNYEFSNFHSRNFDENDKDDRYIDQYDERVRDGARIYAVLKPDVNGTYSFAKFSISKPDNGVFLAGRYDGYSLVKYGIEHFYMSPDSAANTEDEMREEDVDAYAVLMVMDNGKARLKDLIIQKNAQKNSKKLLGDEKF from the coding sequence ATGAAGATAAAAGTCTTAATAGTAGCTGTAATTTTTCAAATTTCGCTTATTGGCATTATGCTTGGCTACGCGCTTATGCCACTTTATTTTGGACAAGAGGTAAGAGTAAGGGTAAGTCTTTACGATCCAAGAGATCTTTTTCGCGGAAATTATGTTGATTTAAACTATGAATTTTCAAATTTTCATTCAAGAAATTTTGACGAAAATGATAAAGATGACCGCTATATCGACCAATACGATGAGAGAGTAAGAGATGGGGCTAGAATTTATGCTGTTTTAAAGCCAGATGTTAATGGCACCTACAGCTTTGCTAAATTTAGTATAAGCAAGCCAGATAATGGAGTCTTTTTAGCTGGCAGATATGACGGTTACTCGCTCGTAAAATACGGCATAGAGCACTTTTATATGTCGCCTGATAGTGCAGCTAATACTGAAGATGAAATGAGAGAAGAAGACGTTGATGCGTATGCGGTTTTGATGGTGATGGATAATGGCAAAGCTAGACTAAAGGATCTAATAATCCAAAAGAATGCCCAAAAAAATAGTAAAAAACTACTTGGTGATGAAAAATTTTGA
- the hypB gene encoding hydrogenase nickel incorporation protein HypB, with the protein MCKDCGCSMGNHAHVHTHADGTTHSHPHTHDGYTDHAHDAHEHSHEAHAHPVLNESKTIDVIEKILSENDKEAAHNRAHLDEKKILCVNLMSSPGAGKTTLLEAMIKAGKFKIGVVEGDLETNQDADRIVKAGAKAHQISTGQTCHLDAFMVHEGLHHLPLKELDLVFIENVGNLVCPASYDVGSHFNAVLLSVPEGDDKVSKYPVMFRAADVLLITKASLALHFDFDIERVKNDARKLNPKVDIFVIDSKTGEGIDKWISYLEFKKELR; encoded by the coding sequence ATGTGTAAAGATTGCGGTTGTTCAATGGGTAATCACGCCCACGTTCACACTCACGCTGATGGCACCACTCACTCGCACCCACACACTCATGATGGATATACAGATCACGCTCATGACGCGCACGAACATAGCCACGAGGCTCACGCACACCCTGTGCTAAACGAGAGTAAAACCATAGACGTGATAGAGAAAATTCTCTCTGAAAACGATAAAGAGGCCGCCCACAATAGAGCTCATCTTGATGAGAAAAAGATACTTTGTGTAAATTTAATGAGTAGTCCTGGTGCTGGTAAGACCACGCTTTTAGAAGCTATGATAAAGGCTGGTAAGTTTAAAATAGGCGTTGTAGAGGGCGATTTAGAGACAAATCAAGATGCTGATCGCATAGTAAAAGCTGGCGCAAAGGCTCATCAGATAAGCACAGGTCAGACCTGTCACTTGGACGCATTTATGGTGCATGAAGGGCTTCATCATTTGCCACTAAAAGAGCTTGATCTAGTCTTTATAGAAAATGTTGGAAATTTAGTTTGCCCTGCAAGCTACGATGTTGGCTCGCACTTTAATGCTGTACTTCTTTCAGTGCCAGAGGGTGATGATAAGGTGAGCAAATATCCAGTGATGTTTAGGGCTGCTGACGTGCTTCTCATTACAAAAGCTTCGCTTGCACTACACTTTGACTTTGACATCGAGCGAGTGAAAAATGACGCTAGAAAGCTAAATCCAAAGGTTGATATCTTTGTGATAGACAGCAAAACAGGCGAAGGCATCGATAAGTGGATAAGCTATTTGGAATTTAAAAAAGAGCTAAGATAA
- a CDS encoding HypC/HybG/HupF family hydrogenase formation chaperone: MCLSIPSKVIEIDENNVATVETLGVTRKVSLDLISEEVKVGEYVLIHVGYAMQKIDTQFALESLEVYQKIADDMNAGKI, from the coding sequence ATGTGCCTCTCGATCCCTTCAAAAGTAATAGAAATAGATGAAAATAACGTTGCCACCGTTGAGACTCTGGGTGTTACTAGAAAGGTAAGCCTAGATCTCATCTCTGAAGAGGTAAAAGTTGGCGAATATGTGCTGATCCACGTTGGTTACGCTATGCAAAAGATCGATACGCAGTTTGCGCTTGAGAGCTTAGAGGTCTATCAAAAGATCGCTGATGATATGAACGCGGGGAAAATTTGA